CTGAATCAGGGCGCCGGCGGCGTCCAGCCGGTGTCGGCGGCCCAGGCCAGTGCCCGCGGGTACGCCCGCGCGAACCACGGTTCCTTAGCTTCCACGTAGGTTCCCGAATCGCCGTCCGCCGCGCGCTCGGCCGCCTGCTTGATCGAGAGGTACTCGGCACGCGCCTGCTGGTCGGCACGCAGCCAATCCCGGAAGATCAGCGCGAATCGCTGACCTGGCCATCCGTCCACCCGCAGATGCACCAGAGCGGCGCGTCCCGGATCGGCGGCTGCGTGGATGCGTTTGCCCCAGGTGGCAGTTTCGGCATCATGCGGATCATCCGCGGTGATACCCGCGATGGGCGGCAGGCCTATGTCTGCCAAGGGATCCGCCAGAGCGTCCGCCACGTCGAGGGATTCGACGGTCACCTGAATGTCTATGACGTCCTTCGCGTCCAGTCCGGGCACCGCCGTGGAACCGACATGGTCGATGCGCAACGCCTTCGAACCGCAGGCCACCGCGAGCCGATTGATAATGCGTTGCGCCTGTACCGGCCATGTCGGATCCGCGGGCACGAGCTGCGGCTGCCAGGGCGCCCGTTGGCGCGTGCGCAGGTTATGCGCATACGGCAGCAACCGGGCGGCCCAGAGATCACGGACGTTCTGCGCGAGTGCGTCCGTGTCACCCGAATTATCCAGCCACACATCGGCAATCGCGCGGCGTTGTTCGTCGGAGGCCTGCGCCGCCACCCGCGAGCGTGCATCCTTTTCATCCATGCCCCGGTGGCTGACGAGCCGGGCCACGCGGGTTTCGATCTCGGCGTGCACCACCAGCACGAGATGATAGAAGGGTGCGAGCGAATTCTCGGTCAGCAGCGGGATATCTTCCACCACAACGGCATCCTCGCCTGCCGAGGCAATCAACTCGGCCCGGCGAGCCCCGACCAACGGGTGCACGATTCCGTTGAGTGTGGCCCGATGGGCGTCATCCTGGAACGCGATGGCCGCCAACGCTGGGCGGTCCAGAGCGCCATCGGGCCGCAGGATCGATTCACCGAAGGCTTCCACGAGTGCGGTCAAGCCGGGTGTACCGGGTTCCACGACTTCGCGTGCGATCACGTCGCTGTCCACGATGAAGGCTCCACATTCCGCCAGGGTCCGTGACACCGTGGACTTTCCCGCGCCGATTCCTCCGGTCAGGCCGATCCGCAACATGCCCGCAGTCTGTCACCCCCGGTACCTAGGCGATGCGTTGGGGGCGTTGCCCTCTCGCCTTTCCCCGGATACTGCGGCCGGAGAAGAACAACCAAAGAAGGCCCCGGTCGCGATGACCGTGGCCTTCTTTGGAGAACACGTGCTTAGGCGTTGCCTGCCAGCTTCTCGCGCAGTGCGGCGAGCTGCTCGTCGTTGGCGAGTGAACCACCCTGCGAAGCCGAATCCTCGGACCGCGAGGAGCCGTTCGAGGACGCGGCCGCAGCCTCGGCCTCGGCGGCAGCCGCGGACTTCTCCATCTGAATGGTGTGCATCTTGTGGCGACGCTCGGCCTCGGCGTACCGGGCCTCCCACTCTTCACGCTGCTTGTCGAAGCCCTCGAGCCACTCGTTTGTCTCCGAGTCGAAGCCCTCCGGGAAGATGTAGTTTCCGGCCTCGTCGTAGCTGTCGGCCATGCCGTACTTCGAGGGGTCGAACTCCTCGGTGTAGTCCTCGTTGGCCTGCTTGAGGCTCAGCGAGATCCGGCGACGCTCCAGGTCGATGTCGATGACCTTGACCATCGCGTCGTCGCCGACGCCCACAACCTGGTCCGGCACCTCGACGTGGCGCTCTGAGAGCTCGGAGATGTGCACCAGGCCTTCGATGCCCTCTTCGACGCGGACGAACGCACCGAACGGCACCAGCTTGGTGACCTTGCCGGGCACGATCTGGCCGATGGCGTGGGTCCGGGCGAAGTGACGCCACGGATCTTCCTGAGTCGCCTTGAGCGACAACGAAACCCGCTCGCGATCCATATCCACGTCGAGGACCTCGACGGTGACCTCGTCGCCCACCTGAACCACCTCGGACGGGTGGTCGATGTGCTTCCAGGACAGCTCGGACACGTGAACCAGGCCGTCAACCCCTCCGAGATCGACGAAGGCGCCGAAGTTGACGATCGAGGACACGACACCCTTGCGGATAGCGCCCTTGGTGAGCTGGTTAAGGAATTCAGAACGAACTTCGCTTTGTGTCTGCTCCAGCCAGGCACGACGGCTCAGCACCACGTTGTTGCGGTTCCGGTCGAGCTCGATGATCTTGGCCTCGATCTCCTTGCCGATGTACGGCTGCAGATCGCGGACACGACGCATCTCGACCAGCGACGCGGGCAGAAAGCCGCGCAGACCGATGTCGAGGATCAGGCCGCCCTTGACGACCTCGATGACGGTGCCCTTGACGGCCTCGTCCTTCTCCTTGAGCTCCTCGATCGTGCCCCAGGCCCGCTCGTACTGAGCGCGCTTCTTGGACAGGATCAGGCGGCCTTCTTTGTCTTCCTTGGTGAGAACCAGGGCCTCGACCTCGTCGCCCACGGAAACGACCTCGTTGGGGTCGACATCGTGCTTGATCGAGAGTTCGCGGGACGGGATGACACCTTCGGTCTTGTAACCGATGTCGAGAAGAACTTCGTCGCGGTCAACCTTGACGATGGTGCCTTCGACGATGTCGCCATCGTTGAAGTACTTGATCGTCTTGTCGATAGCGGCGAGAAAATCCTCGGCCGAGCCGATGTCGTTGACGGCTACTTGCGGCGAGGTCACGGTGGGACTTGGCATGTGTGGGGTTGCTCCGGACAGGTTGTGTAGTAGGGACAGTGCTGGCACAGCTAGCTTCAGCTGCGGGCGTGCTTATACCTCCGCACGTGCGGCAGAGATGTGCTTCACCTTACTCGACTGGCCTCCACCAGCACAAACCTGGTCTCGTCGACAGGTGCCGGCGCCGGGCCGTCACCGCACCGGCACGGTGGCTCCCAGCTACTCTTCGGTGGTGTCCTACGCCTCTGCGCCCGCACCCATGCCGCCCATGCCGGGATTCTCCCAACGAGTCAAGAAGGTCGGGGCGCCGATCGGCGTCATCATCGCCCTGGCGCTGGTGACGGGATTAATCCTGGCCGGCCTGCTTCTCTCCAACCCGGTCGGCGCGATGATCGGATTGGTCCTGTCGAGCATCGCGATAGGGGTCGTCGTCCTCTGTTATCTCTGGCTGGACCGCTGGGAGCCGGAGCCCTCGCGGCTCCTTGTGCTGGCCTTTGTCTGGGGCGCGTCACTGGCCGTCGTTGTCTCGATCGTCCTCGAGCTGGCCTTCGGCTCAGTTTTCGATCCAGACGGCAGCACCAGCTTCGGGTCGATCGCCATCCGCGCACCCTTCATCGA
The nucleotide sequence above comes from Mycobacteroides saopaulense. Encoded proteins:
- the coaE gene encoding dephospho-CoA kinase, encoding MLRIGLTGGIGAGKSTVSRTLAECGAFIVDSDVIAREVVEPGTPGLTALVEAFGESILRPDGALDRPALAAIAFQDDAHRATLNGIVHPLVGARRAELIASAGEDAVVVEDIPLLTENSLAPFYHLVLVVHAEIETRVARLVSHRGMDEKDARSRVAAQASDEQRRAIADVWLDNSGDTDALAQNVRDLWAARLLPYAHNLRTRQRAPWQPQLVPADPTWPVQAQRIINRLAVACGSKALRIDHVGSTAVPGLDAKDVIDIQVTVESLDVADALADPLADIGLPPIAGITADDPHDAETATWGKRIHAAADPGRAALVHLRVDGWPGQRFALIFRDWLRADQQARAEYLSIKQAAERAADGDSGTYVEAKEPWFARAYPRALAWAADTGWTPPAP
- the rpsA gene encoding 30S ribosomal protein S1, producing MPSPTVTSPQVAVNDIGSAEDFLAAIDKTIKYFNDGDIVEGTIVKVDRDEVLLDIGYKTEGVIPSRELSIKHDVDPNEVVSVGDEVEALVLTKEDKEGRLILSKKRAQYERAWGTIEELKEKDEAVKGTVIEVVKGGLILDIGLRGFLPASLVEMRRVRDLQPYIGKEIEAKIIELDRNRNNVVLSRRAWLEQTQSEVRSEFLNQLTKGAIRKGVVSSIVNFGAFVDLGGVDGLVHVSELSWKHIDHPSEVVQVGDEVTVEVLDVDMDRERVSLSLKATQEDPWRHFARTHAIGQIVPGKVTKLVPFGAFVRVEEGIEGLVHISELSERHVEVPDQVVGVGDDAMVKVIDIDLERRRISLSLKQANEDYTEEFDPSKYGMADSYDEAGNYIFPEGFDSETNEWLEGFDKQREEWEARYAEAERRHKMHTIQMEKSAAAAEAEAAAASSNGSSRSEDSASQGGSLANDEQLAALREKLAGNA